The proteins below are encoded in one region of Myxococcales bacterium:
- a CDS encoding cbb3-type cytochrome c oxidase subunit I, with protein sequence MSHDHAHHEEGFIKKYFWSTDHKMIGFQYMFTGMAMAVLGGFFAYAFRMQLGFPGKAVPGFGVVSPNEYNALVTNHGTIMIFWVAMPVLIAAFGNFLIPLMIGCDDMVFPRLNRLSYQIFLISALVLLASFIVPGGGFGGAWTAYPPLSAKHQYNLTPAGSSLWLIAVALEFVAFLMGGINFVTTVMNSRAPGMKWSDIPVVIWMIALASIIFMASVGPLVAGAVMLLFDQQLGTAFFDPSKGGDPILWQHLFWFFGHPEVYVVLLPAVGIVIDVIAVFSRKKVFAYKTVLYTAFATGILSFFVWAHHQFIAGIDPRMANVFTVTTVLISVPIAEMMFVIIATLYGGSIRLTTPMLWALAFVAEFLIGGVTGIFLGASGSDIYFHDTYFVLAHFHYTFVPIAIIGTFAGITFWFPKMFGKMLDERLGKLHFWVTIIAFNFIFIPLFITGSAGDHRRIFDYRLFPELMRPEMQNLRTLATVATVAMFAGQLIFLYNFAKSIRSGKKAGKNPWNSATLEWTAESPPPHGNFPVLPTVYRGPYEYAYPGREQDFWPQNEPPEGEETPAEEAAE encoded by the coding sequence TCCGCATGCAGCTCGGTTTCCCGGGCAAAGCCGTGCCGGGTTTCGGCGTCGTCTCCCCGAACGAGTACAACGCCCTGGTCACGAACCACGGCACCATCATGATCTTCTGGGTGGCGATGCCGGTGCTGATCGCCGCCTTCGGGAACTTCCTGATCCCGCTGATGATCGGCTGCGACGACATGGTGTTCCCGCGGCTGAATCGCCTGAGCTACCAGATCTTCCTGATCAGCGCCCTGGTGCTCCTGGCATCGTTCATCGTTCCCGGCGGCGGTTTCGGAGGCGCCTGGACCGCGTACCCCCCGCTCTCGGCCAAGCACCAGTACAACCTCACGCCGGCCGGATCTTCGCTGTGGTTGATCGCCGTGGCGCTCGAGTTCGTCGCCTTCCTGATGGGCGGCATCAACTTCGTGACGACCGTGATGAACTCACGGGCTCCGGGCATGAAGTGGTCGGACATCCCGGTCGTGATCTGGATGATCGCCCTCGCAAGCATCATCTTCATGGCCTCGGTCGGACCGCTGGTCGCCGGCGCCGTCATGCTGCTCTTCGATCAGCAGCTCGGCACCGCCTTCTTCGACCCCAGCAAGGGCGGGGACCCGATCCTGTGGCAGCACCTGTTCTGGTTCTTCGGTCATCCCGAGGTGTACGTCGTGCTCTTGCCGGCGGTCGGCATCGTCATCGACGTGATTGCGGTCTTCTCCCGCAAGAAGGTGTTTGCCTACAAGACCGTGCTCTACACGGCCTTTGCCACCGGCATCCTGAGCTTCTTCGTGTGGGCGCATCACCAGTTCATCGCCGGCATCGACCCGCGCATGGCCAACGTGTTCACCGTCACGACCGTGCTCATCTCGGTGCCGATCGCCGAGATGATGTTCGTGATCATCGCCACGCTCTACGGCGGATCGATTCGGCTGACGACCCCGATGCTCTGGGCTCTGGCCTTCGTGGCAGAGTTCCTGATCGGCGGCGTGACGGGCATCTTCCTTGGCGCCAGCGGTTCGGACATCTACTTCCACGACACCTATTTCGTGCTCGCGCATTTCCACTACACGTTCGTCCCCATCGCCATCATCGGCACCTTCGCCGGCATCACCTTCTGGTTCCCGAAGATGTTCGGGAAGATGCTCGACGAAAGGCTCGGGAAACTGCATTTTTGGGTGACGATCATTGCGTTCAACTTCATCTTCATCCCGCTCTTCATCACCGGCTCGGCGGGTGACCACCGACGCATCTTCGACTACCGCCTGTTCCCGGAGCTCATGCGACCGGAGATGCAAAATCTCCGTACGCTCGCCACCGTTGCGACGGTGGCCATGTTCGCCGGACAGCTGATCTTCCTGTACAACTTCGCCAAGAGCATCAGGTCCGGCAAAAAGGCGGGCAAGAACCCGTGGAACTCCGCGACGCTCGAGTGGACGGCTGAGTCGCCGCCGCCGCACGGGAACTTCCCGGTCCTGCCCACGGTGTATCGCGGGCCGTACGAGTACGCGTACCCCGGGCGCGAGCAGGACTTCTGGCCACAGAACGAACCGCCGGAGGGCGAGGAAACGCCGGCCGAGGAGGCTGCCGAATGA
- a CDS encoding cytochrome c oxidase subunit 3, which yields MNKPIATTRSVTGIPTGRLAVWWVIASEIVIFGGLLASYVMHRIGHPEFGNYAANTNTWIGAFNTLVLLSSSLSAVLAHQAAERKDGLRAAKLLGLTMLGGLTFAGVKSVEWTIEISHGFVLYTNAFWSFYYTAAGLHALHVIGGVVIMGIVARDAAKGRELQRVELIGNYWHFVDIVWIFLFPLLYIAK from the coding sequence ATGAACAAGCCCATCGCGACCACTCGCAGTGTCACGGGCATCCCGACGGGCCGACTTGCCGTCTGGTGGGTGATTGCCTCGGAAATCGTGATCTTCGGCGGGCTGCTGGCTTCGTACGTGATGCATCGCATCGGCCATCCCGAGTTCGGCAACTACGCCGCGAATACGAATACGTGGATCGGAGCCTTCAACACGCTCGTGCTGTTGTCTTCCAGCCTGTCGGCGGTGCTCGCGCACCAGGCCGCGGAGCGCAAGGACGGCCTGCGGGCGGCCAAACTGCTCGGGCTGACCATGCTGGGCGGCCTGACGTTCGCCGGCGTGAAGAGCGTGGAGTGGACCATCGAGATCTCCCACGGCTTCGTGCTCTACACGAACGCGTTCTGGTCTTTCTATTACACCGCCGCCGGGCTGCACGCGCTGCACGTCATTGGCGGTGTGGTGATCATGGGCATCGTGGCGAGGGACGCGGCCAAGGGCCGAGAGCTGCAGCGGGTGGAGCTCATCGGCAACTACTGGCACTTCGTGGACATCGTTTGGATCTTCCTGTTCCCGCTGCTCTACATCGCGAAGTGA
- a CDS encoding cytochrome C oxidase subunit IV family protein, translated as MSGKDEIKNDEPSTEEPKAAATEGDDDAEKKPAAEAEPAAKADPAPSDAEAQPAAKADPAPSDAEAEPAAKADAAPSDAKAETQPAAKAEAEPAAKAKSETNNETASDDDGKVEAAPPKKSSEPPPKPKAKQPAKAHSTPPPAKPHKAAHAGHGGHAEAHGDMHYVQIWAILVVLLVASVLGPMLGHPFLTLITAFGIALVKAFMVAKNFMHLNIERRYIVYLLATMVALMGLFFAGVAPDVMKHKGHNWKNDAAEREVHRALEAAKRGEHGH; from the coding sequence ATGTCCGGCAAAGACGAGATCAAGAACGACGAACCTTCGACTGAAGAGCCGAAGGCTGCCGCAACCGAGGGCGACGACGACGCGGAGAAGAAGCCCGCGGCCGAAGCCGAGCCTGCGGCCAAAGCTGACCCGGCTCCAAGCGATGCCGAAGCCCAGCCTGCGGCCAAAGCTGACCCCGCTCCGAGCGATGCCGAGGCCGAGCCTGCGGCCAAAGCTGACGCCGCTCCGAGCGATGCCAAGGCCGAAACCCAGCCTGCTGCCAAAGCCGAGGCCGAGCCTGCGGCCAAGGCCAAGAGCGAGACCAACAACGAGACCGCGAGCGACGACGACGGCAAAGTCGAGGCCGCGCCGCCCAAGAAAAGCAGCGAGCCCCCGCCGAAGCCCAAAGCGAAGCAGCCCGCGAAGGCCCACAGCACGCCTCCGCCGGCGAAGCCGCACAAAGCCGCCCACGCTGGGCACGGCGGCCACGCCGAAGCCCACGGCGACATGCACTACGTGCAGATCTGGGCCATCTTGGTCGTGCTCCTGGTCGCCAGTGTGCTCGGCCCGATGCTCGGGCACCCCTTCCTCACCCTGATCACGGCCTTTGGCATCGCGCTGGTGAAGGCGTTCATGGTGGCTAAGAACTTCATGCACCTCAACATCGAGCGGCGTTACATCGTGTATCTGCTGGCGACGATGGTGGCGCTCATGGGCCTCTTCTTCGCCGGCGTGGCGCCCGACGTGATGAAACACAAGGGGCACAACTGGAAGAACGACGCCGCGGAGCGCGAGGTTCACCGGGCCCTCGAGGCCGCAAAACGCGGCGAGCACGGGCACTGA
- a CDS encoding heme-copper oxidase subunit III produces the protein MTTLTAHLDRPSGVTPRRAGVAPNAVVGMLIFVVAEVMFFAALISAYMVSRVSATGPWPPIGQPRLPIEATAVNTGALLASGVAMFFASRQFRIEPLRAKTLLKTSALLGACFVCFQGYEWVQLIRQGLTLSSSTHGGFFYVIVGAHALHAIAGLIVLAIAYAKLARDELENDFLTATRIYWYLVVGLWPFLYWAIYL, from the coding sequence ATGACCACGTTGACCGCGCACCTGGACCGCCCGTCGGGAGTCACGCCACGACGCGCGGGCGTGGCACCCAACGCCGTCGTCGGCATGCTGATCTTCGTCGTCGCCGAGGTCATGTTCTTCGCGGCGTTGATCAGCGCCTACATGGTGAGCCGGGTCAGCGCGACGGGGCCTTGGCCACCCATCGGGCAGCCGCGGCTCCCCATCGAAGCGACGGCGGTGAACACGGGCGCGCTGCTCGCGAGCGGGGTGGCCATGTTCTTCGCGAGCCGCCAGTTTCGCATCGAGCCGCTGCGCGCGAAGACCTTGCTCAAGACGTCGGCACTGCTCGGCGCGTGCTTCGTATGTTTTCAAGGTTACGAGTGGGTGCAGCTGATCCGGCAGGGGTTGACTCTCAGCTCGAGCACCCACGGTGGGTTCTTCTACGTCATCGTCGGAGCCCACGCGCTGCACGCCATCGCCGGTCTCATCGTGCTGGCAATTGCGTACGCAAAACTCGCGCGAGACGAGCTCGAGAACGACTTCCTGACCGCCACCCGGATCTATTGGTACCTGGTGGTTGGCCTGTGGCCCTTCCTCTACTGGGCGATCTACCTGTGA
- a CDS encoding radical SAM protein: MSETPELDTSHEVGSAYRSVLRLSPELALARKAHLLSLFAGADDLVHLDLDGRLHRAWLAGSSYQRGLDGRVRKVDVARDGRSRSFGLRVLSGLEAGSVFGRVAELVRRAADVLPADADPELAEPLTRAGAFATADAYRELAARFRETYEPIPILPPAENRALVVQLTSGCSWNRCSFCHLYRDTTFSVKTPAALKEHLARVLALVGRALPLRRGVFLGQANALVVSRDKLLPLLELVRDELARSEAPASFGVMSAFIDAFSKLKSLPELVELRQRGLASVALGLESASPAVLAALGKPAEAAAAEDLVERLHAAGIRVGVIVLVGAGGAELEAEHIRETLSSVARMALTRQDRVYLSPLTVHSGSVYEAAGERLGVLAAPELEAQSQRFQSGLRELGVNAPIARYDIRRFIY; the protein is encoded by the coding sequence ATGAGCGAGACCCCCGAGCTCGACACCTCGCACGAGGTTGGCTCGGCGTATCGCTCGGTGCTGCGGCTGTCTCCCGAGCTCGCGCTGGCACGCAAGGCTCACCTCTTGTCGTTGTTTGCCGGAGCCGACGATCTGGTTCACCTCGATCTCGATGGGCGTCTGCACCGTGCTTGGCTCGCGGGCAGCTCGTACCAGCGTGGCTTGGATGGTCGCGTGCGAAAGGTCGACGTCGCGCGCGACGGCCGCTCCCGGTCCTTCGGGCTCCGGGTGTTGTCGGGTCTGGAGGCCGGCTCCGTCTTCGGGCGGGTGGCTGAGCTCGTGCGCCGAGCTGCCGACGTCTTGCCGGCCGACGCCGATCCCGAGCTTGCCGAGCCGTTGACCCGCGCCGGCGCTTTCGCAACCGCCGATGCCTACCGCGAGCTCGCCGCGCGTTTTCGCGAGACCTACGAGCCGATCCCCATCCTGCCGCCGGCAGAGAACCGGGCGCTCGTGGTGCAGCTGACGTCGGGCTGCTCCTGGAACCGCTGCAGCTTCTGTCACCTGTATCGCGACACGACCTTCTCGGTGAAGACACCCGCGGCGCTGAAGGAACACCTGGCGCGGGTGCTCGCACTGGTCGGGCGTGCGCTTCCGCTGAGGAGAGGGGTGTTTCTGGGTCAGGCCAACGCGCTGGTGGTCTCCCGAGACAAACTCTTGCCGCTGCTCGAGCTCGTGCGAGACGAGCTGGCCCGCAGCGAGGCCCCGGCGTCATTCGGGGTGATGTCGGCGTTCATCGATGCGTTTTCGAAGCTCAAATCGCTGCCCGAGCTGGTCGAGCTTCGACAGCGCGGCCTCGCGAGCGTGGCGCTCGGCCTCGAGAGCGCGAGCCCTGCGGTGCTCGCTGCACTGGGTAAACCAGCCGAAGCGGCCGCCGCTGAGGACCTCGTCGAGCGGCTGCACGCTGCGGGCATCCGCGTCGGTGTCATCGTACTCGTGGGTGCCGGAGGAGCGGAGCTCGAAGCCGAGCACATCCGCGAGACTCTGAGCTCGGTCGCTCGGATGGCGCTCACGAGACAGGACAGAGTCTACCTGTCACCTTTGACGGTGCACTCGGGCTCCGTCTACGAAGCGGCCGGTGAGCGGCTCGGCGTGCTCGCGGCGCCCGAGCTCGAGGCGCAGTCGCAGCGGTTCCAGAGCGGGCTCCGGGAGCTGGGTGTCAACGCGCCGATCGCGCGCTACGACATCCGACGTTTCATCTACTGA
- the dacB gene encoding D-alanyl-D-alanine carboxypeptidase/D-alanyl-D-alanine-endopeptidase gives MVRIRPLLFGAALGLAGVAPAWADALPPAVEAAASAGPTARRLDQLDGWVRRQKGELSALVVELGTQRVIAAKNPGLALNPASNAKVLTAAAVLMELGPAHRFRTGLYGKLSDGTVDRLVLRSTGDPSLRARDLERMAKDVADLGLKRVKAILVDQAAFDAKFTPPAFEQQPNEWAAFRAPVSAVSLDQNAFVVRVEPTSLGEPAKVSVDPAGYVEVEGKIVTGKKGSGRKLHVDMRPSGQALTIRVSGSIALGTKGSFAKRIDNPELYAGYVLRAQLKRRGVSVDGGVSAGGSGETSILVEKQSEPLSVLVRELGKNSDNFYAETLLKALGSAATHGAGSSADGAKAVRDWLQSAGALESDTRITNGSGLFDANRVSAGVLVRALDAAQRDSKIGAAFLDQLAVGGVDGTLRNRYRARGLRGNIRAKTGTLARAHALAGFVLGSGGKPRIAFAVLINGIAGKADEQRRGIDRVVAQAASEK, from the coding sequence ATGGTTCGGATCCGGCCCCTGCTCTTTGGCGCTGCCCTCGGCCTCGCGGGCGTGGCGCCCGCGTGGGCCGACGCGCTGCCGCCGGCGGTCGAGGCGGCTGCCTCGGCCGGGCCGACCGCACGCCGCCTGGATCAGCTCGATGGCTGGGTTCGGCGGCAAAAGGGCGAGCTCTCCGCGTTGGTGGTCGAGCTCGGGACTCAGCGGGTGATCGCGGCAAAAAATCCCGGCCTGGCGTTGAACCCCGCGTCCAATGCCAAGGTCCTGACCGCCGCCGCGGTGCTGATGGAGCTGGGGCCGGCTCATCGTTTTCGCACCGGCCTGTACGGAAAACTCAGCGACGGCACGGTCGACCGATTGGTGCTGCGCTCCACCGGCGACCCCTCGCTGCGCGCGCGGGATCTCGAGCGCATGGCGAAGGACGTCGCTGACCTCGGCCTCAAGCGCGTGAAGGCGATCCTGGTCGATCAGGCTGCCTTCGACGCCAAGTTCACCCCGCCCGCGTTCGAACAACAACCGAACGAGTGGGCCGCGTTTCGCGCGCCCGTGAGCGCCGTCTCGCTGGACCAGAACGCCTTCGTGGTTCGCGTCGAACCCACCAGCCTGGGTGAGCCCGCCAAGGTGAGTGTGGACCCAGCCGGTTACGTCGAGGTCGAAGGCAAGATCGTCACCGGAAAAAAAGGCTCGGGTCGCAAACTGCACGTCGACATGCGGCCGAGCGGGCAGGCGCTGACGATCCGGGTATCCGGGAGCATCGCGCTCGGTACGAAGGGCAGCTTTGCCAAGCGCATCGACAACCCGGAGCTCTACGCCGGCTATGTTCTCAGGGCGCAGCTCAAGCGACGTGGCGTGAGTGTCGACGGGGGTGTCAGCGCGGGTGGGAGCGGCGAAACGAGCATCCTGGTCGAGAAGCAGAGCGAACCCTTGTCCGTGCTCGTGCGCGAGCTGGGCAAGAACAGCGACAATTTCTACGCCGAGACCCTGCTCAAGGCGCTCGGTTCGGCGGCAACTCACGGCGCCGGCAGCAGCGCCGACGGGGCCAAGGCCGTGCGGGACTGGCTGCAATCGGCCGGAGCTCTCGAGTCCGATACCCGGATCACGAACGGGTCGGGGCTGTTCGACGCCAACCGGGTGAGCGCCGGCGTCCTGGTGCGAGCGCTCGACGCCGCGCAGCGCGACAGCAAGATCGGTGCTGCTTTTCTCGATCAGCTCGCGGTCGGCGGCGTCGATGGAACGCTGAGAAATCGTTATCGCGCGCGGGGGCTCCGGGGAAATATCCGGGCGAAGACCGGCACGCTCGCCCGGGCCCACGCGCTGGCGGGCTTTGTCCTCGGTTCCGGCGGTAAACCCCGCATCGCCTTCGCCGTCTTGATCAACGGCATTGCCGGCAAGGCGGACGAACAGCGCCGCGGCATCGATCGCGTCGTGGCGCAGGCGGCTTCGGAAAAATGA
- a CDS encoding ABC transporter substrate-binding protein, whose amino-acid sequence MRVLGRIVGFAALLSSCAGPTSGGERAIEIVLPTEIATLDPRFSTRGHDVKTTRLIHAGLVGLDADTLEPIPLAAKAWTFVSERTLELELRPGVRFQSGKPLEAADVCATLKAIADPALGSPHRAVVKAIGSCTPLPNGRLRLELEHARATLLTDLEVPILREDQARLGPRPLGDLDGLGPYRVQSATPSVVELEPADTGLVPKPRHALVIRSIRDENARALRLLAGRADIAPNALSPTLLPSLDGRAGLTVRSRAGANVSYLLFQNDRPPFDRPEVRRAIGQAIDRERIVRTLLAGRGETARGLLPRGHWAAPASAVALAYDPAAAKAVLSSLPPVTLVTSTDRLRLTIARAMAQMLGDAGLEVRVVSLDFGVLLARLDSGDFEMATLQMPELTEPNVLSWFFHPRGVPGEGGEGKNRARYRDADVGRWLDDAGKTRDLATRRARYGEIATSMARDLPVLPLWHEDQVAVVSERAAKFSLSAEGRWLQVAQLP is encoded by the coding sequence GTGCGGGTACTCGGCAGGATCGTCGGTTTTGCTGCGCTGCTGTCGAGCTGCGCGGGCCCCACCTCCGGCGGTGAGCGCGCGATCGAGATCGTGCTCCCTACCGAGATCGCGACCCTGGACCCGCGCTTCTCGACGCGCGGGCACGACGTGAAGACCACGCGCCTGATCCACGCCGGGCTGGTCGGACTCGATGCGGACACCCTCGAGCCGATCCCCCTCGCGGCCAAGGCCTGGACCTTCGTCTCGGAGCGAACGCTGGAGCTCGAGCTGCGTCCGGGAGTCCGGTTTCAGAGCGGCAAACCCCTCGAAGCGGCCGACGTGTGCGCGACCTTGAAGGCCATCGCGGATCCCGCGCTCGGCAGCCCGCACCGGGCGGTGGTCAAGGCCATCGGCAGCTGCACCCCGCTACCGAACGGGCGGCTTCGTCTCGAGCTCGAGCACGCGCGCGCGACCCTGCTCACGGATCTCGAGGTCCCCATCTTGCGGGAGGATCAAGCGCGGCTCGGGCCAAGGCCGCTCGGTGATCTGGACGGCCTCGGCCCGTACCGCGTGCAGAGCGCTACCCCCTCCGTGGTCGAGCTCGAGCCTGCGGACACCGGGCTCGTTCCCAAACCTCGGCACGCCCTGGTCATTCGCAGCATCCGCGACGAGAACGCCCGCGCGCTCCGGCTGTTGGCCGGGCGCGCGGACATCGCGCCCAACGCCCTCTCCCCCACGCTCTTGCCGTCGCTCGACGGCCGAGCAGGGCTTACCGTGCGTTCGCGGGCAGGCGCCAACGTGAGCTACCTGCTGTTCCAGAACGATCGTCCGCCGTTCGATCGCCCCGAAGTGCGGCGAGCAATCGGGCAGGCCATCGATCGCGAGCGCATCGTACGAACCTTGCTGGCGGGACGGGGCGAGACGGCGCGCGGTCTGTTACCCCGCGGACACTGGGCCGCACCGGCATCGGCGGTTGCGCTGGCCTACGATCCGGCGGCGGCGAAGGCGGTGCTGTCGAGTCTGCCGCCGGTCACCCTCGTCACGAGCACGGATCGCCTGCGCTTGACCATTGCACGGGCGATGGCGCAGATGCTCGGAGACGCCGGCCTCGAGGTCCGCGTGGTGTCCCTCGACTTCGGCGTGTTGCTCGCCCGCCTCGACAGCGGTGATTTCGAAATGGCGACGCTGCAAATGCCGGAGCTGACCGAGCCCAACGTGCTCAGCTGGTTCTTCCACCCCCGCGGGGTTCCGGGGGAAGGAGGCGAAGGGAAGAACCGCGCTCGTTATCGCGACGCCGACGTGGGGCGCTGGCTCGATGACGCTGGCAAGACGCGCGATCTCGCAACCCGGCGCGCGCGCTACGGCGAAATTGCGACCAGCATGGCGCGCGATTTGCCCGTCCTACCGCTCTGGCACGAGGATCAGGTCGCCGTGGTCTCCGAGCGCGCCGCGAAGTTCTCACTCTCGGCCGAGGGCCGCTGGCTGCAGGTCGCGCAGCTGCCCTGA
- a CDS encoding CTP synthase, producing MSRRTKFVFITGGVVSSIGKGLASASIGALMEARGLKVTHMKLDPYINVDPGTMSPYQHGEVYVTDDGAETDLDLGHYERFTACRLTRQANITTGRIYEAVISKERRGEYLGATVQVIPHITDEIKARVKQATSNVDIAIVEIGGTVGDIESLPFLEAIRQLKLEAGHENAISVHVTLVPFIATAGELKTKPTQHSVREMREIGIQPDVLICRSDRPVARGLKEKIALFSNVPVGSVFSAVDVGCIYELPLVLHAEGLDTVIAERLNIWSRDPELSHWKRTVEKFKKPQNGSVKIGVVGKYVHLKDSYKSLHEALVHGGLGNDCAVELEYIDSEQIERGSAPAMLSGLDGILVPGGFGDRGVEGKISAIRFARENKVPFFGICLGMQLAVIEYARHVCNLKGASSTEFQKDAPHAVIDLMPDQQGVMDKGGTMRLGAYPCALLPGSRAAQIYGAGEISERHRHRFEFNNEYREPLSKAGLVLSGTSPDGRLVEIVELPEHPYYVGCQFHPEFKSRPMAPHPLFSQFVAAALARRDELSASAREDAKAEATPSVN from the coding sequence GTGAGCCGACGGACGAAGTTCGTATTCATCACCGGCGGAGTCGTCTCCTCCATCGGCAAGGGACTGGCAAGCGCGTCAATCGGCGCGCTGATGGAAGCGCGTGGCCTGAAGGTCACGCACATGAAGCTGGACCCCTACATCAACGTCGATCCGGGGACGATGTCGCCGTACCAGCACGGCGAGGTCTACGTCACCGACGACGGGGCCGAGACCGATCTCGACCTCGGCCACTACGAGCGCTTCACTGCGTGCCGCCTGACCCGTCAGGCCAACATCACGACGGGGCGCATCTACGAGGCCGTGATCAGCAAGGAACGCCGCGGCGAGTACCTCGGCGCGACGGTGCAGGTGATTCCTCACATCACCGACGAGATCAAGGCCCGGGTCAAACAGGCGACCAGCAATGTCGACATTGCCATCGTCGAAATCGGCGGCACCGTCGGCGACATCGAGTCCCTGCCGTTCCTGGAGGCCATCCGGCAGTTGAAGCTCGAGGCCGGGCACGAGAACGCCATCAGCGTGCATGTGACCCTGGTCCCCTTCATCGCCACCGCCGGTGAGCTGAAGACCAAGCCGACCCAGCACTCGGTCCGAGAAATGCGCGAGATCGGCATCCAGCCCGACGTGCTCATCTGCCGCTCTGATCGGCCGGTTGCCCGGGGACTCAAGGAGAAGATCGCCCTGTTCTCCAACGTGCCGGTCGGGAGCGTGTTCAGCGCCGTGGACGTCGGCTGCATCTACGAGCTGCCGTTGGTGCTCCACGCCGAGGGCCTCGACACGGTGATCGCAGAGCGCCTGAACATCTGGTCTCGCGACCCGGAGCTGAGCCACTGGAAACGAACCGTCGAGAAGTTCAAGAAACCTCAGAACGGCAGCGTGAAGATCGGTGTGGTCGGCAAGTACGTCCACCTGAAGGACAGCTACAAATCCCTGCACGAGGCCCTGGTACACGGCGGTCTCGGCAACGACTGCGCGGTCGAGCTGGAGTACATCGACTCGGAGCAGATCGAACGCGGCAGCGCACCGGCAATGCTCAGCGGGCTGGACGGCATCTTGGTACCGGGCGGGTTCGGGGATCGGGGTGTCGAGGGCAAGATCTCGGCAATCCGCTTCGCGCGCGAGAACAAGGTGCCGTTCTTCGGCATCTGTCTCGGCATGCAGCTCGCGGTCATCGAGTACGCGCGCCACGTGTGCAACCTGAAGGGCGCGAGCTCGACGGAGTTCCAGAAAGACGCACCCCACGCCGTCATCGACCTGATGCCCGACCAGCAGGGCGTGATGGACAAGGGCGGTACCATGCGCCTCGGCGCCTACCCCTGCGCGCTCTTGCCCGGCAGCCGGGCGGCGCAGATCTATGGCGCGGGCGAGATCAGCGAGCGCCATCGCCACCGCTTCGAGTTCAACAACGAGTACCGCGAGCCGCTCTCGAAGGCCGGCCTGGTGCTCAGCGGAACCAGCCCGGATGGGCGTCTGGTGGAAATCGTCGAGCTGCCGGAGCATCCCTACTACGTCGGCTGTCAGTTCCACCCCGAGTTCAAGAGCCGCCCGATGGCGCCGCATCCGCTCTTCAGTCAGTTCGTCGCCGCGGCGCTCGCTCGTCGGGACGAGCTCTCCGCCAGCGCGCGGGAAGACGCAAAAGCCGAAGCAACACCCAGCGTGAACTGA
- the dctP gene encoding TRAP transporter substrate-binding protein DctP produces MVRKVLAAVLAAGFVVGSAGVAEAKSTLKMATLAPKRSPWGKVFTTWSKAVAQKTNNEVAVDWLWNGTGGPEGGVVGKIKSGQLSGAAITAIGLASIDKRFIALQMPGAFDSWSELDKAREKLAAEILNDEDMKKKFHIAGFGDVGIGRVMSKGFAVSVPSDLKGKHPGMISEDIIAPKVYEAIGGVSGVPSPVTGFLPKLNSGAIDVMNTPSLAAEQLQWASRLDNINTGNTYFGIGAVVMSQKALDGLTSDQREILKSTGKQAADALTKRIRKADDQSFERLKKKMTVHESTAAEKKQWKDVFKKACQNLKSSIPGDALGKIGAC; encoded by the coding sequence ATGGTTCGAAAGGTTCTCGCGGCAGTCTTGGCCGCTGGTTTTGTGGTTGGTTCGGCCGGCGTCGCGGAAGCGAAGTCGACACTGAAGATGGCGACCCTCGCTCCGAAGCGGAGCCCGTGGGGTAAGGTCTTCACGACTTGGTCGAAGGCAGTCGCGCAGAAGACCAACAACGAGGTCGCGGTCGACTGGCTGTGGAACGGCACCGGCGGCCCCGAGGGCGGCGTGGTCGGCAAGATCAAGTCCGGTCAGCTCTCCGGCGCGGCCATCACGGCCATCGGACTTGCCTCCATCGACAAACGCTTCATCGCGTTGCAGATGCCCGGTGCGTTCGATAGTTGGTCCGAGCTCGACAAGGCCCGCGAGAAGCTCGCCGCCGAGATCCTCAACGACGAGGACATGAAGAAGAAGTTCCACATCGCCGGCTTCGGTGACGTCGGAATTGGCCGCGTGATGAGCAAGGGCTTCGCGGTCTCGGTTCCGTCGGACCTCAAGGGCAAACACCCCGGCATGATCAGCGAGGACATCATCGCCCCGAAGGTCTACGAGGCCATCGGCGGCGTGTCCGGCGTTCCTTCGCCGGTGACCGGATTTCTGCCCAAGCTGAACAGCGGCGCCATCGACGTGATGAACACCCCCTCACTCGCAGCCGAGCAGCTGCAGTGGGCGTCCCGCCTCGACAACATCAACACCGGCAATACCTACTTTGGTATCGGCGCCGTGGTCATGAGCCAGAAGGCGCTCGACGGTCTCACCAGCGATCAGCGCGAAATCCTCAAGTCCACCGGCAAACAAGCGGCGGACGCGCTTACCAAGCGCATCCGTAAGGCGGACGACCAGTCCTTCGAGCGGCTGAAGAAGAAGATGACCGTGCACGAGTCGACCGCCGCCGAGAAGAAGCAGTGGAAGGACGTCTTCAAGAAGGCGTGCCAGAACCTGAAGAGCTCGATCCCCGGCGACGCGCTCGGCAAGATCGGCGCCTGCTGA